In the genome of Candidatus Reidiella endopervernicosa, one region contains:
- a CDS encoding phosphodiesterase, which produces MTERDLANASPLKLIQISDTHLYADTDAELYGIAIESRFQAVLEKVATEEADLLVVSGDLANGDTDAAYQRLKHSLQELNLDTALIPGNHDTPERVASISAGRLSNQMVWQLDGWQILMLDSSNTNSQSGRLGSKQLAELESQLRAHPNQPTLIFLHHQAVAIGCRWLDTMLLEDRDTLFDQLDRNPQVSAVVWGHTHQAFEAEYHGIKLYGTPSTNAQFKVNSDEFAIDESVDTGRPGYRRLLLHADGTIESCVIRVDV; this is translated from the coding sequence ATGACAGAAAGAGATCTGGCGAACGCCTCGCCTCTCAAGTTAATTCAGATCAGCGACACCCATCTCTACGCCGATACCGATGCCGAACTCTACGGCATTGCTATCGAATCACGTTTCCAGGCTGTATTGGAAAAGGTTGCCACAGAAGAGGCTGACCTACTGGTGGTAAGCGGTGACCTGGCAAACGGCGACACCGACGCGGCCTATCAACGTTTAAAGCACTCTCTTCAAGAGCTCAATCTCGATACGGCGCTCATACCCGGCAACCACGACACCCCTGAGCGAGTCGCCTCAATCAGTGCGGGGCGTCTCTCGAATCAGATGGTCTGGCAGCTGGATGGGTGGCAGATATTGATGCTCGACAGCTCCAACACCAATAGCCAATCCGGACGCCTGGGCAGTAAGCAGCTGGCTGAGCTGGAGAGCCAACTGCGCGCGCATCCCAATCAACCCACACTAATCTTTCTCCACCATCAGGCGGTAGCCATAGGCTGTCGCTGGCTCGATACCATGCTGTTGGAAGATCGAGACACCCTGTTCGACCAGCTTGATCGCAATCCGCAGGTGAGCGCGGTGGTGTGGGGGCATACCCATCAGGCGTTCGAAGCGGAGTACCACGGCATCAAACTCTACGGAACGCCTTCAACCAACGCCCAGTTCAAGGTCAACAGCGATGAGTTTGCCATTGATGAATCGGTCGATACGGGGCGCCCCGGTTATCGTCGTCTACTGTTGCATGCAGACGGGACCATTGAGAGCTGTGTCATCCGGGTGGATGTTTAG
- the ptsP gene encoding phosphoenolpyruvate--protein phosphotransferase: MLEVLRRIIQEVNAAVDLSDALEIIVSRVKGAMEVDVCSVYLTDLDHNQYVLMATDGLNAASVGQVRIDFSNGLVGMVAEREEPLNIQSAKNHPRYQYFPETGEEQYSTFLGVPVIHHREVMGVVVVQRHAVERFDEDEVAFLVTIGAQLSGAIAHAQASGGIDGLRKRRRLSDERPILGVSGAPGVAIGTAVVRYPHADLSAVPDRRADDPEAEELAFRAAVTAVRVDIETIVERMRPVLPAEDSALFDAFIMMLDGDSLVEKSVERIRDGNWAPGALRNTVDEHVNIFEEMDDPYLRERAQDVRDLGRRILQYLQEGDTTRIDYPADTVLVGEEITASMLAEVPTERLTGIVSVSGSRTSHVAILARALGVPVVMGADDLPVTRVDGAEIIADGYSGRIYVNPGPMVVQEFERLVREEDELSDGLKALRDLPAESPDGVRIPLYANTGLLSDIGPSLNSGAEGVGLYRTEFPFMIRERFPSEQEQYEIYREVLESFAPRPVTLRTLDVGGDKALPYFPIEEDNPFLGWRGIRITLDHPEIFLVQLRAMLRASAGLDNLNLLLPMISSVDELDDSIDLIDRAYNELIEEGVAVKRPKIGAMVEVPSAVYQADVLAKRVDFLSVGTNDLTQYLLAVDRNNARVADLYDSLHPAVLRAMMQIVEGARRFGKPVSVCGEMAGDPASALLLLGMGVDSLSMSTGSLARVKWVIRTIDAEKARSLLQEALLLERSSEIREQINTVLEREGLGGLVRAGK, from the coding sequence ATGTTAGAAGTCCTGCGCCGAATCATTCAGGAGGTTAACGCCGCCGTTGACCTCTCCGATGCGCTCGAGATTATCGTCTCTCGGGTGAAGGGTGCGATGGAAGTCGATGTCTGCTCGGTCTATCTGACCGACCTCGATCATAACCAGTACGTTTTGATGGCGACCGATGGTCTTAACGCCGCCTCGGTGGGACAGGTGCGTATCGATTTCAGCAATGGACTGGTCGGCATGGTGGCCGAGCGCGAGGAGCCGCTCAATATTCAGAGCGCCAAGAACCACCCGCGTTATCAATATTTTCCCGAGACCGGTGAGGAGCAGTACTCCACCTTCCTCGGTGTGCCGGTGATTCACCACCGTGAGGTGATGGGTGTGGTGGTGGTGCAGCGCCATGCGGTTGAACGTTTTGATGAGGACGAGGTGGCCTTCCTGGTTACCATCGGTGCGCAGCTCTCCGGCGCGATTGCCCATGCCCAGGCCAGCGGCGGTATCGATGGGCTTCGTAAACGTAGAAGGCTCTCCGATGAGCGACCGATTTTAGGTGTCTCAGGCGCGCCGGGTGTGGCGATCGGTACGGCGGTGGTGCGCTATCCGCACGCCGATCTTTCAGCGGTACCCGATCGTCGTGCCGATGACCCAGAGGCGGAGGAGCTCGCCTTCCGCGCCGCCGTAACTGCCGTGCGGGTTGATATTGAGACCATCGTTGAGCGCATGCGGCCCGTGCTGCCGGCTGAGGATAGCGCGCTGTTCGACGCCTTTATCATGATGCTTGATGGTGACTCGCTGGTTGAGAAGAGTGTCGAGCGTATTCGTGATGGCAACTGGGCGCCGGGCGCGCTGCGTAACACCGTCGATGAGCATGTGAATATCTTCGAGGAGATGGATGATCCCTATCTACGCGAACGCGCCCAGGATGTTCGCGATCTGGGACGGCGCATTCTGCAATATCTGCAGGAGGGCGATACCACCCGCATCGACTACCCGGCCGATACGGTGCTGGTGGGTGAGGAGATCACCGCCTCGATGCTGGCCGAGGTTCCAACGGAGCGGTTGACCGGTATCGTCTCGGTGAGCGGCTCGCGCACCTCACATGTGGCGATCTTGGCGCGTGCGCTGGGTGTGCCGGTGGTGATGGGTGCCGATGATCTGCCGGTGACCCGTGTCGACGGGGCCGAGATCATTGCTGATGGCTACAGCGGCCGAATCTACGTCAATCCAGGCCCAATGGTTGTACAGGAGTTTGAACGACTGGTTCGTGAGGAGGATGAGCTTAGCGACGGCCTCAAGGCGTTGCGAGACCTTCCCGCCGAAAGCCCAGATGGGGTGCGTATTCCGCTCTATGCCAATACCGGCCTGCTCTCCGATATCGGACCCTCGCTTAATAGTGGCGCTGAGGGGGTGGGGCTCTACCGTACCGAATTCCCGTTCATGATCCGTGAGCGTTTCCCCAGTGAGCAGGAGCAGTATGAGATCTACCGCGAGGTGCTGGAGTCGTTTGCACCCAGGCCGGTAACGCTGCGTACCCTCGATGTCGGTGGTGATAAGGCGCTGCCCTATTTTCCTATCGAAGAGGACAATCCCTTCCTTGGCTGGCGCGGTATCCGCATCACCCTCGATCATCCCGAGATCTTTCTGGTACAGCTGCGGGCAATGCTGCGTGCCAGCGCCGGACTCGATAACCTGAATTTACTACTGCCGATGATCAGCAGTGTCGATGAGCTTGATGATTCGATCGATCTGATCGATCGCGCCTATAACGAACTGATCGAAGAGGGTGTGGCAGTGAAACGACCGAAGATCGGCGCGATGGTGGAGGTGCCCTCGGCGGTCTACCAGGCCGATGTACTCGCCAAGCGGGTCGACTTCCTCTCGGTCGGTACCAACGATTTGACCCAGTATCTGCTCGCTGTTGATCGTAATAATGCACGGGTGGCCGATCTCTACGACTCACTCCACCCTGCGGTGCTGCGTGCAATGATGCAGATCGTCGAAGGGGCGCGGCGCTTCGGTAAGCCGGTGAGTGTCTGCGGTGAGATGGCGGGTGATCCCGCCTCGGCGCTGCTGCTGCTTGGGATGGGGGTTGATAGCCTGAGTATGAGTACCGGCAGCCTGGCGCGGGTGAAGTGGGTGATTCGTACTATCGATGCGGAGAAGGCGCGTTCCCTGCTGCAGGAGGCACTGCTGCTTGAACGCAGTAGCGAGATTCGCGAACAGATCAATACGGTACTTGAACGTGAAGGACTTGGTGGTCTGGTTCGCGCCGGTAAGTAA
- a CDS encoding RNA pyrophosphohydrolase produces the protein MIDSDGYRPNVGIILSRNDGRLLWARRIGQDAWQFPQGGIQHKESPEEAMYRELSEEVGLQPEHVEVAGATKDWLRYRLPKRFIRRNRKPVCIGQKQIWFMLRLTGSESDVRLDYCNKPEFDTWRWVDYWYPLNDVVPFKRSVYERALRELAPLVFPEGAPPEPAPYPGGLVISKP, from the coding sequence GTGATTGATTCAGATGGATATAGGCCCAATGTTGGGATCATTCTAAGCCGTAATGACGGACGCCTACTGTGGGCGCGTCGCATCGGTCAGGATGCCTGGCAGTTCCCGCAGGGCGGCATCCAGCATAAGGAGTCGCCGGAAGAGGCAATGTATCGTGAGCTTTCTGAAGAGGTCGGCCTGCAGCCTGAGCATGTCGAGGTGGCGGGTGCGACCAAGGATTGGCTCCGTTACCGCCTTCCCAAACGTTTTATCCGTCGCAACCGTAAGCCGGTCTGTATTGGCCAGAAGCAGATCTGGTTCATGTTGCGTCTGACCGGCAGCGAGAGCGATGTACGTCTCGACTACTGCAACAAACCGGAGTTCGATACCTGGCGCTGGGTCGACTACTGGTACCCACTCAACGATGTGGTGCCGTTCAAACGCAGCGTCTATGAACGCGCACTACGTGAACTCGCACCGCTGGTTTTCCCCGAAGGTGCACCGCCAGAGCCAGCCCCCTATCCCGGTGGTCTGGTTATCAGCAAACCTTGA
- a CDS encoding HAD family hydrolase — MALAIFDLDNTLLTGDSDYLWGRFLVEQGLVDGDHYERENQRFYDAYKAGTLDIFEFLAFSLKPLAEHDMETLNGWHRQFMEQMIAPLIQAPAQALVEKHRQQGDTLLIITATNHFVTAPIAAAFGIDNLLATDPEIVDGRYSGGVAGTPCFQHGKVERLDSWLAETRHNLEGSWFYSDSHNDLPLLEKVTHPVAVDPDQQLADNATERGWPIISLHLEQ; from the coding sequence TTGGCCCTCGCCATCTTCGATCTCGACAACACCCTGCTCACGGGCGACAGCGACTACCTCTGGGGCCGTTTTCTGGTCGAACAGGGTCTGGTCGACGGCGACCACTACGAGCGTGAAAATCAGCGTTTCTACGATGCCTACAAGGCGGGCACGCTCGATATCTTCGAGTTCCTCGCCTTCAGCCTCAAGCCGCTTGCCGAGCACGACATGGAGACACTCAACGGTTGGCACCGTCAGTTTATGGAGCAGATGATCGCACCGCTCATCCAGGCACCTGCCCAGGCGCTGGTAGAGAAACATCGCCAGCAGGGCGACACGCTGCTGATCATCACCGCTACCAACCATTTTGTGACCGCGCCAATCGCCGCCGCCTTCGGTATCGACAACCTGCTCGCCACCGATCCCGAGATCGTCGATGGTCGCTACAGCGGCGGTGTCGCTGGCACCCCCTGCTTCCAGCACGGCAAGGTGGAGCGTCTCGATAGCTGGTTGGCCGAGACGAGGCATAACCTGGAGGGGAGCTGGTTCTACAGTGATTCGCACAACGATCTACCGCTGCTGGAGAAAGTGACTCACCCGGTCGCGGTCGATCCCGACCAGCAGCTGGCCGATAACGCCACCGAGCGTGGCTGGCCGATCATCTCGCTGCATCTCGAACAGTAG
- a CDS encoding FecCD family ABC transporter permease, with protein sequence MAQRSKQQGEWLLRLLPLLVATLVGLLFALASGSVDLTIPELIATLSGSGEPLHQTILYELRLPRAVAAATTGALLALAGVLMQVLLRNPLADPYILGISGGAAVAALLSILLGLGGAWLTGSALLGALLAMALVFGLARGKGDWSPSRLLLTGVVIAAGWGALISFILTLSPADHLHGMLFWLMGDLSNSSSPWGALIILIIGLLLTLPLARNLNILAHGELQATTLGIDVTRLRFSVYLLASLLTAAAVVQAGTVGFVGLIVPHLLRLSGFRDHRLLIPASALLGATLLLFADTLARVLLAPQQLPVGVVTAMLGVPLFLYLLRRSSAHGVGQ encoded by the coding sequence GTGGCGCAGCGATCTAAACAACAGGGAGAGTGGCTGCTGCGTCTGCTACCGCTGCTGGTCGCAACCCTGGTCGGGCTGCTGTTTGCGCTGGCCAGCGGCAGTGTCGATCTCACCATTCCAGAGCTGATCGCCACCCTCAGCGGTAGCGGTGAACCGCTGCACCAGACCATCCTCTATGAGCTGCGCCTGCCGCGTGCGGTTGCAGCGGCCACCACCGGCGCACTGCTGGCACTGGCCGGTGTATTGATGCAGGTCCTACTACGTAACCCTCTCGCCGACCCCTATATCCTCGGCATCTCCGGTGGTGCAGCGGTTGCTGCACTACTCTCGATCCTGCTTGGCCTCGGCGGTGCCTGGCTGACCGGCAGCGCACTACTGGGTGCACTGCTGGCGATGGCGTTGGTCTTCGGTCTGGCACGCGGCAAGGGCGACTGGTCACCCTCGCGGTTGCTGCTCACCGGCGTGGTCATCGCCGCTGGTTGGGGGGCGCTGATCAGCTTTATCCTCACCCTCTCCCCCGCCGACCACCTGCACGGCATGCTCTTCTGGCTGATGGGCGATCTGAGCAATAGCAGCTCGCCATGGGGTGCGCTCATCATCCTGATCATCGGCCTGCTGCTCACCCTGCCCCTGGCACGCAATCTCAACATCCTCGCCCACGGTGAGCTGCAGGCGACCACCCTCGGTATCGATGTCACCCGGCTGCGTTTCAGCGTCTACCTGCTCGCCTCACTGCTGACCGCTGCGGCGGTGGTACAGGCGGGCACGGTCGGTTTTGTTGGGCTGATCGTGCCGCATCTACTGCGGCTGAGTGGTTTCCGAGACCATCGACTGTTGATTCCTGCCTCTGCCCTACTCGGAGCCACCCTGCTGCTCTTCGCCGACACGCTCGCCCGTGTACTACTCGCACCACAACAGCTACCGGTTGGCGTGGTCACAGCAATGCTCGGCGTACCGTTATTTCTCTATCTGTTACGACGTAGCTCTGCGCACGGGGTCGGTCAGTGA
- a CDS encoding ABC transporter ATP-binding protein, with the protein MSLLQTEGLVVEIAGITVCHDLALQIVPGSSWAILGGNGAGKTTLLHTLAGVRLAQQGEITIKGQPLSAWPRRQLAQVVGLLAQESSDPFPITVLETVLIGRHPHLDRWQWEGEEDIEIAQRALQQVALEGFESRMVDTLSGGERHRVTIAALMAQSTQLLLLDEPTNHLDLHHQVTLLDELKAVASAADGALISVLHDINLALRFCDHALLLLPNGVTLHGPIDEVVNSETLTELYAHPVIEIANDEQRYFMPR; encoded by the coding sequence GTGAGCCTGCTACAGACAGAGGGACTCGTGGTCGAGATTGCAGGCATCACTGTCTGTCATGATCTAGCACTGCAGATCGTTCCCGGTAGCAGCTGGGCAATCCTCGGTGGCAACGGTGCGGGCAAGACCACCCTGCTGCACACCCTGGCCGGAGTACGCCTCGCTCAACAAGGCGAGATCACCATCAAGGGGCAACCGCTCTCGGCATGGCCACGTCGCCAGTTGGCGCAGGTTGTCGGGCTACTCGCCCAGGAGAGTAGTGATCCCTTCCCGATCACCGTTCTGGAGACGGTACTCATCGGTCGTCACCCCCACCTCGATCGCTGGCAGTGGGAGGGGGAAGAGGATATCGAAATCGCTCAGCGTGCCCTGCAGCAGGTGGCGCTGGAGGGTTTTGAGTCACGCATGGTCGACACCCTCTCTGGTGGCGAGCGGCATCGTGTTACCATCGCCGCGCTAATGGCACAGTCGACACAGCTGTTACTGCTTGATGAACCAACCAACCACCTCGATCTGCACCACCAGGTCACCCTGCTTGATGAGTTGAAAGCAGTCGCGAGCGCAGCGGATGGCGCACTGATCAGCGTACTGCACGACATCAATCTGGCACTGCGTTTCTGTGACCATGCCCTGCTGCTACTGCCCAATGGCGTGACACTACATGGTCCGATCGATGAGGTGGTCAACAGCGAGACCCTCACTGAACTCTATGCCCACCCTGTCATAGAGATCGCCAACGATGAACAACGCTACTTCATGCCACGCTAG